The sequence agggaggagaaaaggagaggagagagggagggggaggagagaggaggagaggagaggggaggagagagggaggagaacaggagaggagagagggaggagaggagagagggaggagaggaggagagagggagggagggaggaaaggagaggaaggagaggagagagggaggagaaaaggagaggagaggaggaagagagagggaggagaaaaaggagagagggagggcgagaggagagatgaggagaggagaggagagaggagaggaaggaggagcgaagagaggaaggaggagcggagagaggaaggaggagcggagagaggaaggaggagaggagagaggaggagaggagagaggaaggaggataagagagaggaggagaggagagaggaaggaaggaggagaggagagaggaggagaggagagaggaaggaggagaggagagtagtagaATAGACTCACTGGTAGATGTCCTTGCGCAGCACGGTTCTGGTCAGAGGGTTATCTGCCTGGGGGGCAACGCTGACAGATCCTATCTTCAGTACCagagtgtcctctctctctctcctcagctgggGTTCTGGGAGACACAACACACAGAGGGTATCAGACCCAGACAGACCATGTACACTTCAGTACCATGACATGCATTAGACCAGCGGTTCATTAAACTGGGTCCTGGAGCCCCCCTAAGTAGCCCCCCTCCTGAAGAGCCCCCCTGACACTGAGGAGCCCCCACTGAGGAGCCCCCACTGAGGAGTCCCCACTGAGGAGCCCCACTGAAGAGCCCCCTGAAGAGCTCCCTGACCCTGAGGAGCCCCCTGAGGAGCACACCTGAGGAGCCCCCTGAGGAGCCCCCCTGAGGAGCACCCCTGAGGAGCCACCCTGACACTGAGGAGCCCCCCTGAGGAGCCCCTCTGACACTGAGGAGCCCCACTGAGGAGCCCCCCCTGAGGAGCCCCCTTGAGATTCTCCCCTGAGGAGCCCCCTGAGGAGCACCCTGAGTAGCCCCTCTGAGGAGCCCCCCTGAAGAGCCCCCCCTATTGAGGAGCCCCCCCTGAGGACACCTTTTGGTTTTGGTCCTAGAATTACACAACTGATACAAATCACCAACGCTTCATGATGATGTTACAACGGGGGttagttaaaacctacaggagggtctctctccaggaacagggttggagggtcagagttaaaacctacaggagggtctctctccaggaacagggtcagagttaaaacctacaggagggtctctctccaggaacagggttggagttaaaacctacaggagggtctctctccaggaacagggttggagggttggagttaaaacctacaggagggtctctctccaggaacagggtcggagttaaaacctacaggagggtctctctccaggaacagggtcagagTTAAAACccacaggagggtctctctccaggaacagggttggagttaaaacctacaggagggtctctctccaggaacagggttggagggatggagttaaaacctacaggagggtctctctccaggaacagggttggggggttggagttaaaacctacaggagggtctctctccaggaacagggttggggggttggagttaaacctacaggagggtctctctccaggaacagggttggagttaaaacctacaggagggtttctttccaggaacagggttggagttaaaacctacaggagggtctctctccaggaacagggttggagttaaaacctacaggagggtttctctccaggaacagggttggagggttggagttaaaacctacaggagggtctctctccaggaacagggttggagttaaaacctacaggagggtttctctccaggaacagggctggagttaaaacctacaggagggtttctctccaggaacagggttggagttaaaacctacaggagggtttctctccaggaacagggtcagagttaaaacctacaggagggtctctctccaggaacagggatggagttaaaacctacaggagggtctctctccaggaacagggatggagttaaaacctacaggagggtctctctccaggaacagggttggagttaaaacctacaggagggtttctctccaggaacagggttggagggttggagttaaaacctccaGGTGGGTCTCtctcctggaacagggttggagggatggagttaaaacctacaggagggtctctctccaggaacagggttggggggttggagttaaaacctacaggagggtctctctccaggaacagggttggggggttggagttaaacctacaggagggtctctctctaagaacagggttggagggatggagttaaaacctacaggagggtctctctccaggaacagggttggggggttggagttaaaaccaacaggagggtctctctccaggaacagggttggggggttggagttaaacctacaggagggtctctctccaggaacagggttggagttaaaacctacaggagggtttctctccaagaacagggttggagggctggagttaaaacctacaggagggtctctctccaggaacagggttggagttaaaacctacaggagggtttctctccaagaacagggttggagggctggagttaaaacctacaggagggttttgTACAGTACAACGTCGATCTTCTCTGGCTCAACATCAGAGGCCATAGCTAGAAAGCCTCAATAAATCAGTGAACATGACCTTTAAAAAGTCAGTCCATGGATCCCCTCCAgtttgtcctgtctgtcctgtctgtccagtcttacctgtgtgtctgtcctgtctgtccagtcttacctgtgtgtctgtcctgtctgtcctgtctgtccagtctgtctagtgtctcctgtctgtcctgtctgtcctgtcttacctgtgtgtctgtcctgtctgtcctgtctgtccagtcttacctgtgtgtctgtcctgtccGTCCGGGTTCCAGGGACAAAACACCCTGATCACCGATGTGTTGACATAGAGCAGCGGCAGGCTGCGCGACGTCAGGGCGTGACTTCTCATCGGCTGGCCCGCCGTTTTGCCGAGGTCCCGGTATCGTCGTGGCAGCGAGGCGTGGAACACCCCGGCTACGGTGGCCAGgaagggacaggagaggacaagGTCAAAAGGTTGGGCGGTCAGCAGGATCTCTCTCAGGTAGTGGGGAGACCCGTCAGCCAGACCCTCCGTCAGACGCTGGGCCCCGCGAGGATCCTCTCGTTCCAGCCGCGTGGTCAACTTGTGGCGGACGTTTCTGGTGACCGCCTGGAGAAGGTCATATTTATATAAAtacattactactactagtaataataatacatagTAATACTAATTAATACATAGTAATACTAATGCATACATAAGTATAATAGTAATACTAATGAATACATAATTATAATAGTAATACTAATGAATACATAATTATAATAGTAATACTAATGAATACATAGCAATACTAATGAATACATAGTAATACTAATGAATACATAGTAATACTAATGAATACATAATTATAATAGTAATACTAATGAATACATAATTATAATAGTAATATAACAATAATACaatataacaataataataccaATGAATACAtcataatactaataataatgaaTATATAATAATACAATTACCATATAAAATAATGAatatataataaaaataataatatataataacaataataataacaataataataataataataataataatgataagaatatataatattaataataataataataatgcatatataataataatataataataataatatatactaataataactactatataataatactatataataataatgcatatatattaataataataataataatgaatatataataatactaataataataataataataatgcatatataataatgatataataataataataatatatactaataataactactatataataatactatataataataatgcatatatattaataataataataataatgaatatataataatactaataataataataatatataataataataatatataataataataatgcatatataataatgatataataataataataataataataataactactatataataatactatataataataatgcatatatattaataataataataataataacaataataatgactatataataaataataataataataatgaatatataataatgatgataataataataataataatgactataataaataataataataataatgaatatataataataatatataataataataatgactatatactacataataataatgaatatataataataatatataataataataataatgaatatataataataatatataataataataatgaatatataataaatactaataataatgatACTAATAACAATTAATACATACtaatataaacaacaacaataataactaTTGTAATAATAATTGTAACCTGGGTGTATGTGATGGACAGGAATCCGTGCTGCTGGTGGGAGGAAACCTCCAGGACCTTGGCTGctgtctgattggtggaggggtTGAGGAGGTGGAGACAACAGGTTCACAGTGGAACACCACATAAACACCAACTGAGACACATTAAACCAACTCCTGGACTACAATGGATAATCTCCTGTCAAAGACCAGAGCTTTAAGATAACACTTCCTATGAACATGTCACCTGATACACCAATACCACACTCACAAAGCCACctactgggcccatagggctctggtctaatgtagtgcactactgggcccatagggctctggtctaatgtagtgcactactgggtccatagggctctggtctaatgtagtgcactactgggcccatagggctctggtctaatgtagtgcactactgggtccatagggctctggtctaatgaagtgcactactgggtccatggggctctggtctaatgtagtgcactactgggcccatagggctctggtctaatgtagtgcactactgggcccatagggctctggtctaatgtagtgcactactgggtccatagggctctggtctaatgtagtgtcctactgggcccatagggctctggtctaatgtagtgcactactgggtccatagggctctggtctaatgtagtgcactactgggcccatagggctctggtctaatgtagtgcactactggttccatagggctctggtctaatgtagtgcactactggttccatagggctctggtctaatgtagtgcactactgggcccataaggctctggtctaatgtagtgcactactgggcccatagggctctggtctaatgtagtgtcctactgggcccatagggctctggtctaatgtagtgcactactggttccatagggctctggtctaatgtagtgcactactggttccatagggctctggtctaatgtagtgcactactgggcccataaggctctggtctaatgtagtgcactactgggcccatagggctctggtctaatgtagtgcactactggttccatagggctctggtctaatgtagtgcactactgggcccatagggctctggtctaatgtagtgcactactgggcccatagggctctggtctaatgtagtgcactactgggcccatagggctctggtctaaagtagtgcactactgggcccatagggctctggtctaatgtagtgcactactgggcccatagggctctggtctaatgtagtgcactactgggtccatagggctctggtctaatgtagtgcactactgggtccatagggctctggtctaatgtagtgtcctactgggcccatagggctctggtctaatgtagtgtcctactgggcccatagggctctggtctaatgtagtgcactactgggtccatagggctctggtctaatgtagtgcactactgggcccatagggctctggtctaatgtagtgcactactgggcccatagggctctggtctaatgtagtgcactactgggcccatagggctctggtctaatgtagtgcactactgggcccatagggctctggtctaatgtagtgcactactgggcccatagggctctggtctaatgtagtgcactactgggtccatagggctctggtctaatgtagtgcactactgggcccatagggctctggtctaatgtagtgcactactgggcccatagggctctggtctaatgtagtgcactactgggcccataggactctggtctaatgtagtgccctactgggcccatagggctctggtctaatgtagtgcactactgggcccataggactctggtctaatgtagtgcactactgggaccatagggctctgatctaatgtagtgcactactgggtccatagggctctggtctaatgtagtgcactactgggtccatagggctctggtctaatgtagtgcactactgggcccatagggctccggTCTAATGTAGTGTCCTACTGGGCccatagcgctctggtctaatgtagtgcactactgggtccatagggctctggtctaatgtagtgcactactgggcccatagggctctggtctaatgtagtgcactactgggcccataggactctggtctaatgtagtgcactactgggaccatagggctctgatctaatgtagtgcactactgggtccatagggctctggtctaatgtagtgcactactgggtccatagggctctggtctaatgtagtgcactactgggcccatagggctccggtctaatgtagtgtcctactgggcccatagggctctggtctaatgtagtgttctactgggtccatagggctctggtctaatgtagtgcactactgggaccatagggctctgatctaatgtagtgcactactgggtccatagggctctggtctaatgtagtgccctactgggcccatagggctctggtctaatgtagtgccctactgggcccatagggctctggtctaatgtagtgtacgtgactgatcccaggcctgtactgtatgtgactgatcccaggcctgtactgtatgtgactgatccctgtactgtatgtgactgatccctgtactgtatgtgactgatccctgtactgtatgtgactgatccctgtactgtatgtgactgatcccaggcctgtactgtatgtgactgatcccaggcctgtactgtatgtgactgatcccaggcctgtactgtatgtgactgatcccaggcctgtactgtatgtgactgatccctgtactgtatgtgactgatcccacacctgtactgtatgtgactgatccctgtactgtatgtggctgatcccaggcctgtactgtatgtgactgatcccaggcctgtactgtatgtgactgatcccacacctgtactgtatgtgactgatccctgtactgtatgtgactgatcccaggcctgtactgtatgtgactgatcccaggcctgtactgtatgtgactgatcccacacctgtactgtatgtgactgatccctgtactgtatgtgactgatcccaggcctgtactgtatgtgactgatcccaggcctgtactgtatgtgactgatcccaggcctgtactgtatgtgactgatccctgtactgtatgtgactgatcccaggcctgtactgtatgtgactgatcccaggcctgtactgtatgtgactgatccctgtactgtatgtgactgatccctgtactgtatgtgactgatccctgtactgtatgtgactgatcccacaCCTGTACTGTGACTGATCCctggcctgtactgtatgtgactgatccctgtactgtatgtgactgatccctgtactgtatgtgactgatcccacacctgtactgtatgtgactgatccctgtactgtatgtgactgatcccacacctgtactgtatgtgactgatccctgtactgtatgtgactgatcccaggcctgtactgtatgtgactgatccctgtactgtatgtgactgatcccaggcctgtactgtatgtgactgatccctgtactgtatgtgactgatcccaggcctgtactgtatgtgactgatccctgtactgtatgtgactgatccctgtactgtatgtgactgatccctgtactgtatgtgactgatccctgtactgtatgtgactgatcccaggcctgtactgtatgtgactgatccctgtactgtatgtgactgatccctgtactgtatgtgactgatccctgtactgtatgtgactgatccctgtactgtatgtgactgatccctgtactgtatgtgactgatccctggcctgtatgtgactgatccctgtactgtatgtgactgattccaggcctgtactgtatgtgactgatccctgtactgtatgtgactgatcccaggcctgtactgtatgtgactgatccctgtactgtatgtgactgatccctgtactgtatgtgactgatcccaggcctgtactgtatgtgactgatccctgtactgtatgtgactgatcccacacctgtactgtatgtgactgatccctgtactgtatgtgactgatcccaggcctgtactgtatgtgactgatcccaggcctgtactgtatgtgactgatccctgtactgtatgtgactgatccctgtactgtatgtgactgatccctgtactgtatgtgactgatcccaggcctgtactgtatgtgactgatcccaggcctgtactgtatgtgactgatccctgtactgtatgtgactgatccctgtactgtatgtgactgatccctgtactgtatgtgactgatccctgtactgtatgtgactgatccctgtactgtatgtgactgatcccaggcctgtatgtgactgatccctgtactgtatgtgactgatccctgtactgtatgtgactgatccctgtactgtatgtgactgatccctgtactgtatgtgactgatccctgtactgtatgtgactgatccctgtactgtatgtgactgatccctgtactgtatgtgactgatcccaggcctgtactgtatgtgactgatccctgtactgtatgtgactgatcccaggcctgtactgtatgtgactgatccctgtactgtatgtgactgatccctgtactgtatgtgactgatcccaggcctgtatgtgactgatccctgtactgtatgtgactgatccctgtactgtatgtgactgatccctgtactgtatgtgactgatccctgtactgtatgtgactgatcccaggcctgtactgtatgtgactgatcccaggcctgtactgtatgtgac is a genomic window of Oncorhynchus masou masou isolate Uvic2021 unplaced genomic scaffold, UVic_Omas_1.1 unplaced_scaffold_3625, whole genome shotgun sequence containing:
- the LOC135534592 gene encoding intermembrane lipid transfer protein VPS13B-like; this encodes RGLVLQWAAVEGLSCLVLDKLNGCTVLVRPVSKQDSFCHLSGFLPPTAAKVLEVSSHQQHGFLSITYTQAVTRNVRHKLTTRLEREDPRGAQRLTEGLADGSPHYLREILLTAQPFDLVLSCPFLATVAGVFHASLPRRYRDLGKTAGQPMRSHALTSRSLPLLYVNTSVIRVFCPWNPDGQDRHTEPQLRREREDTLVLKIGSVSVAPQADNPLTRTVLRKDIYQ